The Porites lutea chromosome 7, jaPorLute2.1, whole genome shotgun sequence genome includes the window GGCGGTTCTTCTCCAAAACGTTGAGAAACCTTCATCTAGCGCAAGCTGTTTTGACGCGAGAGCTGCACTGTAGTGTTTTGTTATGTCATATTTAATGTgtactaaattaaaaaaatttcagcaGTATTTTTGTGTTCCTGTCCAACCATTATATGTTTATCTAGTGCACGGCGCATTTTCGACTGAAGCGCTTTATTGAAATTCACTATCTGATCCCTGGCTTATGTTCTGTAATTCCAAGTTTGTATAGTAGCATTCAGGACgcagtactttggtgttcttctccgCGCAGTTTATTGCGTATGTCCTGCCAACGCTCTGTTGACTGAGCAGCTGCCTTGTAATCACCTAGTTCGTGCTGTGCTTTTCCCAGTGAGCGATAACAgtcagcagtactttggtgttcttctccaaacagtttaatacgtataTTAAGAGCACGCTGTGAAGATTGAACCGCTGCGTTGAAATCACCCATCTTATGCTGAGTTATCCCAAGTGAGTAGTAACAGTCAGCAGTTCTTTTGTGTTcctctccaaacagtttaatacgtattTCCAACGCACGCTGTTTTGACTGCAGAGCCGCTTTGAAATCACCTAGTTCACGTTGTGTTACCCCCAGTGAGTAGTAACAgtcagcagtactttggtgTACTTCTCCAACCAGTTTAATACGTATTTCTAGTGCACGCTGTTTTGTCTGCAGAGCTTCTTTAAAATCACCTAGTTCATGTTGTGTTACCCCCAGTGAGTAGTAACAGTCAGCTGTACTTTGGTGCTCTTCTCCAACCAGTTTAATACGTATTTCTAGTGCATGCTGTTTTGATTGCAGAGCCGCTTTTAAATCACCTAGTTCATGCTGTGTTATCCCTAGTAAGTAGTAACAGTCAGCtgtactttggtgttcttctccaaacagtttaatacgtattTCCAGTGCCCGCTGTTTTGATTGCAGAGCCGCTTTGAAATCACCTAGTTCATGCTGTGTTATCCCCAGTAAGTAGTAACAgtcagcagtactttggtgtacttctccaaacagtttaatacgtattTCCAGTGCACGCTGTTCTGATTGCAGAGCTGCGTTAAAATTACCTAGTTCATGCTGTGTTATCCCCAGTGAGTAGTAGCAgtcagcagtactttggtgttcttctccaaacagtttaatacgcaTTTCCAGTGCACGCTGTTTTGACTGCAGAGCTGCTTTAAAATCACCTAGTTCATGTTGTGTTACCCCCAATGAGTAGTAACAgtcagcagtactttggtgtacttctccaaacagtttaatacgtattTCCAGTGCAGGCTGTTTTGACTGCAGAGCTGCTTTAAAATCACCTAGTTCATGCTGTGTTACCCCCAGGAAATAGTAACAGTCAGCtgtactttggtgttcttctccaaacagtttaatacgtatgtcCAGAGCGTGCTGGAATGAATGACgagctgctttgaaatcacctagTTCATGCTGTGTTATCCCCAGTGAGTAGTAGCAgtcagcagtactttggtgttcttctccaaccagtttaatacgtatgtcCAGAGCGTGCTGGAATGAATGACgagctgctttgaaatcacccCGTTCATGCTGTGTTATCCCCAGTGAGTAGTAGCAgtcagcagtactttggtgttcttctccaacCAGTTTAATACGTATTTCCAGTGCACGCTGTTTTGACTGCAGAGGTGCTTTAAAATCACCTAGTTCATGTTGTGTTACCCCCAGTGAGTAGTAACAgtcagcagtactttggtgttcttctccaaacagtttaatacgtattTCCAGTGCACGCTGTTTTGATTGCAGAGCCGCTTTAAAATCACCTAGTTCATGCTGTGTTATCCCCAGTAAGTAGTAACAgtcagcagtactttggtgttcttctccatACAGTTTAATACGTATTTCTAGTGCACGCTGTTTTGATTGCAGAGCCGCTTTGAAATCACCTAGTTCATGCTGTGTTATCCCCAGTAAGTAGTAACAgtcagcagtactttggtgttctcctccaaacagtttaatgcgTATTTCCAGTGCACGCTGTTCTGATTGCAGGGCTGCTTTAAAATTACCTAGTTCATGCTGTGTTATCCCCAGTGAGTAGTAGCAgtcagcagtactttggtgGTCTTCTCCAAGCAGTTTAATACGTATTTCCAGTGCACGCTGTTTTGACTGCAGAGCTGCTTTAAAATCACCTAGTTCATGTTGTGTTACCCCCAATGAGTAGTAACAATCAGCggtactttggtgttcttctccaaacagtttaatacgtatgcCGAGCGCACGCTGGTGAGATTGGAGAGTTGCTTCGAAATCACCTATTTCATGCTGTGTTATCCCCAGTAAGTAGTAACAGTCAGCtgtactttggtgttcttctccaaaccgTTTGATACGTATTTCCAGTGCACGCTGTTCTGACTGCAGAGCTGCTTTAAAATTAGCTAGGTCATGCTGTATTATCCCCAGTGAGTAGTAGCAGTCAGCAatactttggtgttcttctccaaacagtttaatgcgTATTTCCAGTGCACGCTGTTTTGACTGCAGAGCTGCTTTAAAGTCACCTAGTTGATGTTGTGTTACCCCCAATGAGTAGTAACAgtcagcagtactttggtgttcttctccaaacaatTTAATACGTATGACGAGCGCACGCTGGTGAGATTGATGAGCTGCTTCGAAATCACCTAGTTCGCGCTGTGTTATCCCCAGTGAGTAGTAACTGTCAGCTGTgctttggtgttcttctccaaacagtttaatacgtatgcCGAGCGCACGCTGGTGAGATTGATGAGCTGCTTCGAAATCACCTAGTTCGCGCTGTGTTATCCCCAGTGAGTAGTAACAGTCAGCtgtactttggtgttcttctccaaacagtttaatacgtatgtcCAGCGAACGCTGGTTGAATTCGTGGGATGATTTGATATCCTGTTGCTTATAATTACGTTTTTCGGTTTCAAGTTGATACAGGTTATCAGCAACACTAGATTGATTCTCTACAGCacgagaaaaaaaggaataacatattttattttactaaataaAGACCAAAAGAAATCAGTAGAGCCATTGAATAGGAATGTAGCCGATATcacttaaaaatatataattatatattagTGTTTAGCGATATGGTtggccatttgtttcaaaattatgacacgatatacgtgcagtttttccctgctagcagaggtctctcgtcttgagagacctctgctagcagggaagtgCGGTTTTTTTTCACGTATACTTGCAATCATTCCTgctacacgatatacgtgcgtttTTTTGCCACGTATACTTGAGTTGTTTCTTGCTTTGTGGGGTTTTTATTCCCAagtatatgaccattttcttacaaacgcgAACAGATCGgtttttcttctcttctctctctcGCGCGAATTATCACCTTTTCTCCTCCACGAACACGTTCTAAGCCTCCTAGTCTCGAAGCTTTTTATCCTTTCCCTCCATTCACTCTATAAATTCcatgtttcttgttttgtattctcTCACTTTAATAGCCTTCCGCCTGCCTCTCTTTCCTTGCTCCTCCACTTTAATTATGGTTATCTAACTCGTTCTCgttcaacttgcataaaatgtccctCAGGTATCAATTTGCTATTAGTTCTTAAGCCCCGATTATTTGGaaggatattttatttataacttCAGTTTGGCGTTTTTTTTTGCAGCCAATGGCAATAATTATTTTCGATTATAGCCATTAGTATTTAAACAGCTAGTTTCGTTCTCTGCACTAAAGACTTTACCATAGTAGCAACCGACGTCTAGGAATTGCATTCGTGCAGAATTCATAACATTCGCATAGACACAACAGTAAATTCCTACGAAGGAACAACAAGACATCGCGCTTTTGTTTAAAGACTCACTTCtgatctaaaaaaaaattaaatggacTGCATCAGGCCATCAGCGGTTAGAGAATGATCTTGACTGATGCAGAGCATAATTCTCCATACTTGGCCGGTAGCTTTTGTTTCAACTACCGTGTACAACTCAAATCTGAGGATCTCACTATCCGCTGGGCCCAGCGTCATACTGACATAGCAGTCCGGGAGGGgcgggggtactcaacaaatttttatacggCGGAGGCCCACCCCTtaaccttttatataccatttttcacgatttcgtataccttctattgacaaatggtactcctttcacataccttgctTAGAACTTTatatcccttttaactgctggaAACCCGCACTGCCATAAAATAGGAATCAGTCACAAATATAGAATGCTTTCTCGACAGGTAActgggtaaggggttggacctcagggcggagcctccccgtacaaaTATTTGTTGAATACCTCTCCGGGATTTCGGGctgagcctccccgtataggccatcatagggagtaccctccccccggGTATAGCAGGAAATAATCACATTCCCGGGCAAAGAAACTTACGTGCATACATGTAGTTATTCCGCAGATCCAGGATTTACGGAGAAAACCatagaaactaaaatctttatttagccgtaatacTAAAGTAAAGCTTTAGGcttaaacagaggtcaaagaaaattaaaacactttacatcTGCATCTGAGGTCAactcctatcaggaacacctaaagaaccataaaccacaggaaatgattactcagtatgcatgtaattctctgtagtgctagtaactttaactttattgtTCCATCGTTCATATAGTACAAGCTCAGTAGAgccaaagccgggggcttatacgACCTGTGGTCAAtatgacagaaattattttatgtagaaactagaaccactacgtggaacttaccggggcccagtgggacacgggattgcataaatatagtttacctctcgcacccctcccccctcctctgtggaggctaatacttagtctgaattaactcatgcagaagaaaagcaacaaaatgcatgagaaaggaggatgtttttgtaagtttgttcagtgttatcacagctaacggtctgtgttatagtagtgtttttacactgtgatgtcaataagtgtgatctgtatgaggttttcatttgtttttaagtttgagtgaaaaagcaaaaatcactgacagttttgggttgaatgcTGTGTTGAATGGTAacgacaaagtttgcaaagaagtttgttacagaattatcattGTATTTATTGTagatctctctttttctttggttAGACTTAAATTTTCTTACAATGTCCTTTCTCTCTTCATTTGACAATGCTGATGAGCCAAGTAAAGAATAAGACAAATGCTTTTTTCCATCACTGATACGGTCATCTTGCCTATAAATTTCACTGACTCTTTTTACAAGGGCGTTAAGACTGGATGCTCCTAGGAGATGGAATTGCTCATTTTCACAGGTCAACATGAAGTAACGATTTTTCTGAgtattagggaccggtcattatgtatgtgggggggtgggggggattttttttgttttagcatgaaagaaaaaacatgacCCACCCCTTTAAGGCCATTAGTTAATTCTTGACCCACCACCATATAACTGTATATAAGAGGAGAAAAAACATGACCCACCCCTTTAAGGCCATTAGTTAATTCTTGACCCACCACCATATAACTGTATATAAgaggtgacccacccccaacccccttcaaTCTATACCTCTATAAGGAGTTCCTGTTCACTGAACGAAATCAGCATATCTTGTGGACCAGTGTTCTACTCTGCGGCCACTTCTTGTTGATGTGCCTTCTTGTATTGTTACAGTATGACTGTCATCATCTGATTctctttcactttcactttcatcacacaaaacaaggtcaTTGCCACTGTCACTCTCATCACTGTCCTCACCAACACTGATgcttgaaggaaatgtagaTTCCTTTGAAGTTTCATAATAGTGTATTGTGATTCgcttgattttgtcgattttctttcCGTTATTGCCAAGTTTATTATGCTCAATGTATTTGTGCAACTCGGGGACTTTCAGAGTGTCAAGCTCCCCCTTCTCTACAAGTGTTTTCCAGTCATAGCAATGTACATCTTTTATGGCTCCAacaagcttttcttttcttcgctcTTGCTTACGGATTTCATTGACATTTTGCAGCTGCGACAAGTGCTCAATGTAACTCTtcaccagtttttttttttcgtatagcattagaatttatttagatcttccacatgaattgtagtgagtgtgattctttacaaaacacacgatgacccacccccaatcatcatgaaattctcttttggcccaccccttttctctaaaaaaaataggcctggcccaccccatgatttcccccccccacccccccacataaataatgaccggtcccttacgTTGAACTATAAAGCTTATATGAACATCATTACAACAAAATAAGTATCCCATAGTTATAACACAACttctattattttcttttaaaatactttcGACTAGAGAGTCCTTATTAACAAGATAACACTGTGTTAAAGAGCCCTGATTCAAGTGTGagtattttattttgatttctgcatgaattttcggtattgctctcaATATATTGCTCTCAATATATCTCTCTgggttgtctctcataaattgaaccccacagcagtacgtatatgcacatgatggttgctattgccatataattgatgtgatacagatctaaagaaaaAATCACCTGCACCCTCAACATCTActgattgtaaaccaagttcacctaatcttgactgcatcaaattctcagatgAAATAGGAGAggtcaactgcattgttgagctgtgattttgcataaaaggtaTAATTAGTACTTCATGATGATcggtgttgtattgagtaggtcctggattcttctcaacatctttacttagtttgaaattcacataattagTCATaagactcacacaattgcaagaaaacaatgataaatatcgacgtgcttcacattttagtttcattatcctgtgataatgcctgctaaagaaagacaacaaataagctttcttgggtatagccattttattaaagttaattatctttggatcgcgtttgttattacatttatatcgtgcatcatgaagttttctcaccttattaacatagcgatggagctttgaagacttcggtatgtcaatcgttgaaatcttttttgaagacaaatttcttcaacatgctattCTTCTTGTTGCGACCTCTTAGAAAaagcagtggaattctgctcggttcacgacCACGTCTAGACcgccttgtagcacgttttttaAAGATGAtgtaaagttagctttgatgagtgttcgctttgattctcgataaacttcacgatggaaggttcactcaatgtagatagctTTATTCTCGATAAGTtccacgatggaaggttcacctttaagtgatcgctcgtaaatttatgtctccaaatattcactcttaaattttcgccaataaactagtgcatcgtaaagATTGACCAAGGTTAGGGAACGTGTTGTCCCCCAagaagctataatctttctcttgactgtcctccatgcctcgtgcttttcaaaatggcggataaaaTTTCAAtaagccagcgatatatctcagcgaGCACTCCCAAACGTAACCAGACAGCGATATATCTCactcagcgatatatccctaacaatgtaacgttaaAAAAACGACCGtctgcattttatgaccggtgccagccttcggctgggtCCCGGTAATGAAGACTGAAGGCTAAATTGATACCTGAGGGATattttatgcaagttgaacGAGAACGAGTTAGATAACCATAATTAAAGTGGAGGAGCAAGGAAAGAGAGGCAGGTGGAAGGCTATTAAAGTGTgagaatacaaaacaagaaacatgGAATTTATAGAGTGAATGGAGGGAAAGGATGAAAAGCTTCGAGACTAGGAGGCTTAGAACGTGTTCGTGGAGGAGAAAAGGTGAGTGAGTGAACCGATCAGTTCAAGCAGACCCGCTctcaaggtcatgtttcacattatcacgagcttatgagtcgtgttttgcCTGTCCGCGGACGCTAATTTCTAACTGAATAGATCATTGTTTCGGTCAGCATTTGTGAAATAGCGTACACAGTCTCTCAAGAGACAATCCACGGATTCCAACAAATCCCTTGTCAGGGAGCCAACAACTACCACTACTGTGAGGGCAATGAATAAGAACCAAACCTTGCTCGAAATTAACGCGGCCATTGCGGCCATGCTTGATTCAAACTGATGTTACTTTTCAGCTCCGTCGTACATGAAGCGGTTTTTTGCTGACGGTATAATTCGGTACCTCACGACTTTCTGTGACCCCATATACACATGCTTGTTTGTCGTAAAAATGTAACAACCAAAACAAGAACAGTaagatgcacgtgcaaatttggtGATTTGTTAATTAATCTTATTTTCTTACCGTATTACGTTTCCCGAATACGTAGGAGATCGTGGCGAGCCGTAGTGTCGAGTATGATAggtcaggggcgtagctaggatTTTCAAAGTGGGGGTCACACTGCGTCACACCCAGGGTACTTACCAGATTGGCATGTCGAAATCCATGGCGTGTTTTACTAAAAGTGACATTTTGTTCGGATAAGCAGTGAGATACCGAATTTTTCTACCATTAATTAAGTCAGCAATGATTGTTTTCGAAAATTAAGTACCCCCGTTAAACGTTAATACGTGTATTTAGGATTTGTAATCAAGTAGTTAATACTTACTTGAAGAATTCAATAAAAGCTCACGACAAGCTTTGTATTCCTCTTCGTTAATAGTTGTTGTGAGTTTTACTTCAGCTAGGCCAAATTCCTTGAGAATTTCGTCTGTTACAAGGAATTTTTGTGCCACTTCATTTAGGTGACCTGTGCAATAGTCTTCCCAGAGTTCGTCAAGGATCTGAAGAGAGCTACATTCCAGTATGAGTATTAAACTTCCATTTTGAACATCCACAACAATAACTTTACGCACCTCCTTCATGTACTgaataaatttattaaactcCTCAGGTGTCGAAGGGTTGAGTTCCTGTAAGTACTTTGTCGcaattgaatttaaaacttcCTGTGAAGAAGGAACAGCTCCCCTCCTGACACTTTCTTGATCTAAACCTGCAGCTGCTGTTCCTTCGACCACTCCTTGGGGTCCATTAGGTGCTTGTGCCTTTGAAGACTCCTCTTTTTGCACTGTCTGTGCTTCCTGTTGAGTGACTATCCCCCCTGTAGCTTCTCCCTGAGGACAAAGTCCATTGATTTCCGCACAATCAACCAGTAGACGAAGACGAGCTGTTAATAATGATAACTAAACTTAGTTTACTGAATAAAAACATGTAAAAAGGGAATTCAATAAGTAAAACGAGGCGCCTCGGCACATCTGTAAGTCCAAACGTGTTACAAATTCCACGATAATTAGCATGACTTTTGATTGCATTTGCCTGAAGATGCAAAAGTAAGTACAGTGAAGCGCAGTAAATACCACATTTATGGGATGAATAGGCTCATGCAGCGCCTCTCTGACTATCGATCTACAGAAGGTCATAAGTATCACCCTAATGCTACATTGCACACGTACGATTATGCTATTAGACAGGTTGTCAGATTGATTGCTACTCATTACTCATACCACCAGGCTTCGACAGGCTCGCATCGAGgtaggaaaattaaaaaagaaataaaaaaggatgTCATGAGTGATCATTAGTGAACCAGGTTGTCGTTTTAATCAGGGAGGTAAAATAGCACATCATATATGACATCATGATATATCAGTGCCAAAACTACCTTGATTGGGCATGCTTTAACCATCTTCTAGGCGCACACCTTGAAATAGAGTTGAAAGAGTCAGTGGGAAAAAAGCAGCATGCATGTTTCAGACAAAGCCGCACGATGTTGTAAAGTTGAGACTGGAGAAGGAAACAAGCAATGGATGGAGCCGGGGTCCATGGTTAGAGCCCTGTTGTTGCATTCTCCCTCATCAACTCATTTTTGCCTTATAATGAGTGGCGACAACATTATAAGCTGTCGGAATAACGCACCAGGTTTCAGTCAAGGGCTTAATATGCTGCAACAACCATGTGAAGCTTGCATTGCGTGCCCTTATTTACCATCCGAGGAACTACAGTCTTCGtctttttttagttattttaatcGCAGGAGTTTGACGCGAGTTCGACGATTCAACTGCCCACCTTAAACTTATTTGCGCTACAGCTATAAATGGCTTTCACTTTTTATAAAGCGATCTAACTCCGATATAGAAAAACATCAGTGGGTTTAGGAAACTAGGAAGGCGCTAGTTTCGAATTTAACGCTTGTTTATATTATCATTGGAGATTTTATTTAATGATGTTCACTTAGACTTACGTGACGTAAATAGAGTAGCAACCTCAGCTTGCACCGCGGCCTTCAGCTCATCCATTTTTCGCGACAACATACCGACGTCTTCTTTGTCTGCAATATCGCTTTCCATTTTTTCCTTCACACTTTCAAGAAACCTTATATACGATTTATATTCTTCTTTGATAGCCTGCTCAAGTCTGCGGACTTCATTTATGGGAAAGTCTGACTCTAATAAACTACCAACAGCATCAATTGGAGCTGTCGAGACACCCAGCGCTTGGAACGCGTCTTTGGCGTGTTTCACGTACTGGTCAAAAGTTACCTTGGTTATCTTGGAACTGGTCGAGTGACAAAGGGAATTCCTCAAAAGGCGCAACT containing:
- the LOC140943470 gene encoding uncharacterized protein gives rise to the protein MALQLYQDEDLNYFKFFSLVLKEFPKALRQTFKTMWDNTHGRHPGFQEWDDSSTVRNLFATAEGGRTKVPVHQSYHEWDCTALFQATIYSRTFALHHGTLNDVYVKPRGLSHGHFHPSVWSTTGNNEETQALAIDQLRLLRNSLCHSTSSKITKVTFDQYVKHAKDAFQALGVSTAPIDAVGSLLESDFPINEVRRLEQAIKEEYKSYIRFLESVKEKMESDIADKEDVGMLSRKMDELKAAVQAEVATLFTSPRLRLLVDCAEINGLCPQGEATGGIVTQQEAQTVQKEESSKAQAPNGPQGVVEGTAAAGLDQESVRRGAVPSSQEVLNSIATKYLQELNPSTPEEFNKFIQYMKEVRKVIVVDVQNGSLILILECSSLQILDELWEDYCTGHLNEVAQKFLVTDEILKEFGLAEVKLTTTINEEEYKACRELLLNSSKNQSSVADNLYQLETEKRNYKQQDIKSSHEFNQRSLDIRIKLFGEEHQSTADCYYSLGITQRELGDFEAAHQSHQRALGIRIKLFGEEHQSTADSYYSLGITQRELGDFEAAHQSHQRALVIRIKLFGEEHQSTADCYYSLGVTQHQLGDFKAALQSKQRALEIRIKLFGEEHQSIADCYYSLGIIQHDLANFKAALQSEQRALEIRIKRFGEEHQSTADCYYLLGITQHEIGDFEATLQSHQRALGIRIKLFGEEHQSTADCYYSLGVTQHELGDFKAALQSKQRALEIRIKLLGEDHQSTADCYYSLGITQHELGNFKAALQSEQRALEIRIKLFGGEHQSTADCYYLLGITQHELGDFKAALQSKQRALEIRIKLYGEEHQSTADCYYLLGITQHELGDFKAALQSKQRALEIRIKLFGEEHQSTADCYYSLGVTQHELGDFKAPLQSKQRALEIRIKLVGEEHQSTADCYYSLGITQHERGDFKAARHSFQHALDIRIKLVGEEHQSTADCYYSLGITQHELGDFKAARHSFQHALDIRIKLFGEEHQSTADCYYFLGVTQHELGDFKAALQSKQPALEIRIKLFGEVHQSTADCYYSLGVTQHELGDFKAALQSKQRALEMRIKLFGEEHQSTADCYYSLGITQHELGNFNAALQSEQRALEIRIKLFGEVHQSTADCYYLLGITQHELGDFKAALQSKQRALEIRIKLFGEEHQSTADCYYLLGITQHELGDLKAALQSKQHALEIRIKLVGEEHQSTADCYYSLGVTQHELGDFKEALQTKQRALEIRIKLVGEVHQSTADCYYSLGVTQRELGDFKAALQSKQRALEIRIKLFGEEHKRTADCYYSLGITQHKMGDFNAAVQSSQRALNIRIKLFGEEHQSTADCYRSLGKAQHELGDYKAAAQSTERWQDIRNKLRGEEHQSTAS